One window of the Passer domesticus isolate bPasDom1 chromosome 14, bPasDom1.hap1, whole genome shotgun sequence genome contains the following:
- the STRA6 gene encoding receptor for retinol uptake STRA6 isoform X2, whose protein sequence is MAPNGSAGFRDSPLEPGIFLDEDLGSDWYIYESTEPAPHDDLLPDAIPECHPTISPQLYHTIMAPISLAVILVLSFLVKRRRLHLNCWNGVPGLLSPGNLLEQDGHRAVAAAVLALLCSELCRLLLLEPLPGTRAGTPATREFWKVLALLYVPALYSPLLACAGPRHRLGYAAGTLLAWGHCGAHAWHRAQCPLAPKIHRLYSLLSHVPVLLSLSLLSLWYPALLLRSLRSGDSPGPRISGKSYCRKYLKAVLSKRGRKGSSVKIEESLSSRIRSYLLSYIYIPEEGFRIPLKLVVSVTVAVVAVYQVAVLLLVAVVPPLRIVRAGMTKDVVVLLVQFGLVPSQGAAAPGDLEQELRTARHFLWALEVCYICSLVLCCLLTCAMLLRSLGMHRSNLRALYQGAVLDVFSKAHILRPSRESLVCWMAFSSFQAAFACLGLLIQQVIFFLCFVAFTFLVVIPLQLGTSSPLFGIIQNMWPFWLTLVVAVLLQHLLAHFQFLEQHSLQKEITNRRALYIVTFLLFPINVLVGVMAAVWRVVISGLYNAVHFCRMDISLMHRGVETFDPGYRTYCHYLKVEVSQCHPLLKAFCFLLLQPGRPEPPAPPRDTQLEEGLQLMHPKQPAPGRARIRRIRARWWVAYTLLHNPSLTASRKTALADPAANGAQLGVPRP, encoded by the exons ATGGCCCCCAACGGCTCCGCGGGATTTCGGGATTCCCCCCTGGAGCCGGGAATTTTCCTGGATGAGGATTTGGGATCCGACTGGTACATCTACGAATCCACGGAGCCCGCGCCCCACGATGA ccTTCTTCCCGACGCCATCCCGGAATGCCACCCCACGATCTCCCCCCAGCTGTACCACACCATCATGGCTCCCATTTCC CTGGCCGTGATCCTGGTCTTGTCCTTCCTGGTCAAGCGCCGCCGGCTCCACCTGAACTGCTGGAACGGCGTCCCGGGATTGCTCAG CCCCGGgaacctgctggagcaggacgGGCACCGCGCGGTGGCCGCGGCCGTGCTGGCGCTGCTCTGCTCCGAGCTCTGCCGCCTGCTGCTGCTCGAGCCGCTGCCGGGGACACGCGCGGGGACACCCGCCACGCGTG AGTTCTGGAAGGTTCTGGCGCTGCTCTACGTCCCCGCGCTGTACTCGCCCCTGCTGGCCTGCGCCGGCCCCCGCCACCGCCTGGGCTACGCCGCGGGGACCCTgctggcctggggacactgcggggCGCACGCCTGGCACCGCGCCCAGTGTCCCCTGGCGCCCAAG ATCCACCGGCTGTACTCGCTGctgtcccatgtccccgtgctgctgtccctgtccctgctcagcctctgGTACCCGGCGCTGCTCCTGCGCAGCCTCCGcagcggggacagccccgggcCGCGG ATTTCCGGGAAAAGCTATTGCAGGAAGTACCTCAAGGCCGTGCTGTCCAAGCGGGGCCGGAAGGGGAG CTCCGTCAAGATCGAGGAGAGCCTCAGCTCCCGGATCCGCTCCTACCTGCTCTCCTACATCTACATTCCCGAGGAAG GATTCCGGATCCCGCTGAAGCTGGTGGTGTCTGTCACCGTGGCCGTCGTCGCCGTCTACCAG gtggccgtgctgctgctggtggccgTGGTGCCCCCGCTGCGCATTGTCCGGGCGGGAATGACCAAGGACgtggtggtgctgctggtgcagtTCGGGCTGGTGCCCTCGCAGGGCGCGGCCGCGCCCGGGgacctggagcaggagctgcgcaCGGCGCGCCACTTCCTGTGGGCGCTGGAAG TGTGCTACATCTGCTCGctggtgctgtgctgcctgctcacCTGCGCCATGCTGCTCCGGAGCCTGGGCATGCACAG GTCCAACCTGCGGGCGCTGTACCAGGGCGCCGTGCTGGACGTGTTTTCCAAGGCCCACATCCTGCGGCCTTCCCGGGAATCCCTGGTCTGCTGGATGGCCTTCTCCAGCTTCCAGGCGGCCTTCGCCTGCCTGG GTCTCCTGATCCAGCAGGtgattttcttcctctgcttcgTGGCCTTCACCTTCCTGGTGGTGATCCCACTCCAGCTCGGCACCAGCTCCCCGCTCTTCGGGATCATCCAGAACATGTG GCCCTTCTGGCTGACCCTGGTGGTGGCCGTGCTCCTGCAGCATCTCCTGGCCCATTTCCAGTTCCTGGAGCAGCATTCCCTGCAGAAGGAGATCACCAACAG GCGCGCGCTGTACATCGTCACCTTCCTGCTCTTCCCTATCAACGTCCTGGTGGGCGTCATGGCCGCAGTGTGGCGCGTGGTCATCTCCGGCCTCTACAACGCCGTCCACTTCTGCCGGATGGACATCAGCCTGATGCACCGCGGCGTGGAGACCTTCGACCCAG GGTACCGCACCTACTGCCACTACCTGAAGGTGGAGGTCAGCCAGTGCCACCCGCTGCTGAAGGCcttctgcttcctgctgctccagcccggccGGCCGGAGCCGCCGGCACCGCCCCGGGACACCCAGCTGGAGGAAG